A genomic stretch from Arachis stenosperma cultivar V10309 chromosome 3, arast.V10309.gnm1.PFL2, whole genome shotgun sequence includes:
- the LOC130969801 gene encoding myb-related protein 308-like: MGRSPCCEKAHTNKGAWTKEEDDRLISYIRAHGEGCWRSLPKAAGLLRCGKSCRLRWINYLRPDLKRGNFTEEEDELIIKLHSLLGNKWSLIAGRLPGRTDNEIKNYWNTHIRRKLLSRGIDPATHRPLNDSSASHHHHNNQEQQQQQQPSSLVAAATTTTISFASSVSASASAVKQEQDTITTTTATTTTSATCNANMFGIMEKKNKKDYSKGSSMERCPDLNLELTISPPRHLDEPDHQKFSGIERALCFVCSLGLQNSKDCRCGFATNANANGGTNSNGTTTTTTTATGAGYDFLGLKTGSVWDYRSLEMK; encoded by the exons ATGGGAAGGTCACCTTGCTGTGAGAAAGCACACACAAACAAAGGTGCATGGACGAAGGAAGAAGATGACAGGCTCATATCTTACATTAGAGCTCATGGTGAGGGTTGCTGGAGATCCCTTCCAAAAGCGGCCGGCCTTCTCCGCTGCGGCAAGAGCTGCCGCCTCCGCTGGATCAACTATCTCCGCCCtgacctcaaaagaggcaacttcactgaagaagaagatgaactcATCATCAAACTCCACAGTCTCCTCGGTAACAA gTGGTCGCTTATAGCTGGAAGATTGCCAGGGAGAACAGACAATGAGATAAAGAATTATTGGAACACTCACATAAGAAGGAAGCTTTTGAGCAGAGGAATTGACCCTGCAACTCATAGGCCTCTCAATGATTCTTCTGCTTCACATCATCATCACAACAaccaagaacaacaacaacaacaacaaccatcTTCTCTTGTTGCAGCAgccacaaccaccaccatatcttttgcttcttctgtttctgcttctgcttctgctgttaaacaagaacaagatactattactactactactgcTACTACCACTACTAGTGCTACTTGCAACGCAAACATGTTTGGAATTatggagaagaagaacaagaaggaTTATTCAAAGGGATCATCAATGGAAAGGTGCCCTGACTTGAATCTTGAGTTGACAATTAGTCCTCCACGCCATCTTGATGAACCTGATCACCAGAAATTCAGTGGAATAGAGAGAGCCCTTTGCTTTGTTTGCAGCTTGGGTTTGCAGAACAGCAAGGATTGCCGGTGTGGATTCGCCACTAATGCTAATGCTAATGGTGGCACTAATAGTAATggcaccaccaccaccaccaccactgcTACTGGTGCTGGTTATGATTTCTTGGGCTTGAAAACAGGTAGTGTTTGGGATTACAGAAGCTTGGAAATGAAGTGA
- the LOC130968904 gene encoding L-ascorbate peroxidase 3 produces MALPVVVDAEYLKEVDKARRDLRALIANRNCAPLMLRLAWHDAGTYDVNTKTGGANGSIRNEEEYSHGANNGLKKAIDFCEEVKAKYSKISYADLYQLAGVVAVEVTGGPTVEFVPGRKDSKVSTKEGRLPDAKLGVSHLRSIFYRMGLSDKDIVALSGAHTLGRAHQERSGFEGPWTQDPLKFDNSYFVELLKGESAGLLQLPTDKALLEDPEFRRYVELYAKDEDAFFRDYAESHKKLSELGFATSSKPIFPKDGTILAQSAVGVVVTAAVVILGYLYEVHKRGK; encoded by the exons ATGGCGTTGCCGGTGGTGGTGGACGCAGAGTACCTCAAGGAGGTTGACAAGGCCCGCCGCGATCTACGCGCACTCATCGCCAACAGGAACTGCGCTCCTCTCATGCTTCGCTTGGC CTGGCACGATGCCGGAACCTACGATGTCAATACGAAGACCGGCGGAGCTAACGGTTCCATCAGGAACGAGGAAGAGTATTCACATGGCGCTAACAACGGTTTGAAGAAGGCTATTGATTTCTGCG AGGAAGTGAAGGCAAAGTATTCCAAGATTTCATATGCGGACCTTTACCAG CTTGCGGGTGTCGTTGCAGTTGAGGTTACTGGGGGTCCCACAGTTGAATTTGTTCCTGGAAGAAAG GACTCTAAAGTATCTACAAAAGAAGGCCGGCTTCCTGATGCTAAACTTG GTGTGTCACACCTTCGTAGTATCTTCTATCGAATGGGCCTGTCTGACAAGGATATTGTTGCACTGTCTGGAGCACATACGCTG GGAAGAGCACATCAAGAGAGATCAGGGTTTGAAGGGCCTTGGACACAGGATCCTCTGAAGTTTGACAATTCATACTTCGT GGAACTTCTAAAAGGTGAGAGTGCGGGTCTGCTTCAACTTCCAACAGACAAGGCCTTGTTGGAGGATCCTGAATTTCGCCGTTATGTTGAGCTGTATGCAAAG GACGAAGATGCATTCTTCCGGGATTATGCTGAATCACATAAGAAACTTTCGGAGCTAGGCTTTGCGACAAGTTCAAAACCGATTTTCCCTAAGGATGGGACCATACTAGCTCAAAGTGCTGTTGGAGTTGTAGTTACTGCAGCTGTGGTGATCCTCGGTTACTTGTATGAAGTCCACAAAAGAGGGAAGTAA